Proteins from a single region of Candidatus Rubrimentiphilum sp.:
- a CDS encoding twin-arginine translocase TatA/TatE family subunit, with translation MLSIPDMAILGVLALLVFGEKKLPGVMRQAGRIMRDVQNTSQSFLREMDRAADVSEPIHSTVEVPPADVPLADVQPTDVPPADPPSVAPPERPA, from the coding sequence GTGCTCTCCATACCGGACATGGCGATTCTGGGCGTCCTGGCGCTGCTCGTTTTCGGCGAGAAGAAGCTTCCGGGCGTCATGCGCCAGGCCGGGCGCATCATGCGCGACGTGCAGAACACGTCGCAATCGTTCTTGCGCGAGATGGATCGCGCCGCCGATGTGAGCGAACCCATCCACTCGACCGTCGAGGTGCCGCCGGCCGATGTGCCGCTTGCCGATGTGCAGCCTACGGATGTGCCGCCCGCCGACCCGCCGTCTGTCGCGCCACCTGAAAGGCCCGCATGA
- a CDS encoding prolyl oligopeptidase family serine peptidase — MNSFHRTVLAGAICAISLTASAAAAQKAPLDYKVYDGWNRFAGVAISHDGAWMAYGVAPEDGDGTLVVRDLGTGREIREPRGKAPLFSDNSQIVFYTISLTAAELDAARRAHKRPDQLPREGFGVLVLPSGTAFTADRVKRYAFAKHGSQFVAYLQEPAARASASPSPAPSASASPVPDNKKKAETSTLMLRDIAAGTSVTIPSVSEFAISDDEHYLAYATETTDGAGDGVHVRDLRNGTVADVATGSGRYIKPAFAPSTDNLAFVTDRASYSEAAPHFEVYLWSPGAAAAHAIVTSTSRGLPSGWSPSADGAVTFSKDGQRLFVGANVAPTPLPKNTPDPMQVDLWNWHDGRLQSEQKVEAGDDRTRTYLGVYDVGAQRYIQLGSPNLATIETNDNAAFALGHNALPYLAQRSWDDFFDDEYAVSLQTGSKHLVSRRQREGCELSPAGKYVLCYDRIARAWYTVRTSDWHKTYLTRNLKVAFYDELDDHPAPPPPYGSAGWLDGDRRVLLLDRYDIWSVDPNGANAYRLTNGFGRANALRFVPVQLDPEKTSVDPNAVMYLSAFNDRAKSNAFYRLADANKAAAPQVLFAAPEVFGTLLKAKNAGRYFFTRQRFAQFPDFWSAGASLAHPARVTNINPQAANYLWGTEQLVHYTSLEGKHLDGILILPENFNPKRRYPMLVYFYERLADTLHRFYSPAPSTGPVFARYVSNGYVVLLPDIAYTTGHPGRNAYDAVMPAIDSVVRRGFIDTKRIGVSGHSWGAYQIAYILTRTHRFAAAEAGAAVADMVSAYGGIRWGSGLVREFQYEQSQSRIGATPWDRPDLYLENSALFHIRNVRTPYLTIANDNDDAVPWYQGIEFFTALRRLNREAYMFSFNGEFHNLRGREQQKYWTVHFDEFFDHFLKGKPAPQWMTKGVDYLHRGERNVRPLFGEKP, encoded by the coding sequence ATGAATAGCTTCCACCGGACCGTACTCGCCGGCGCGATCTGCGCGATTTCGCTCACCGCATCAGCGGCCGCAGCGCAAAAGGCGCCGCTCGACTATAAAGTCTACGACGGTTGGAACCGCTTCGCCGGAGTCGCGATTTCACACGACGGCGCGTGGATGGCGTACGGCGTTGCGCCCGAGGACGGTGACGGCACGCTCGTCGTGCGCGACCTCGGCACCGGGCGCGAGATCCGCGAACCGCGCGGCAAGGCGCCGCTCTTTTCCGACAATTCGCAAATCGTGTTTTATACGATCTCCTTAACCGCCGCCGAGCTCGATGCGGCACGCCGCGCGCACAAGCGGCCCGATCAACTTCCGAGGGAAGGCTTCGGCGTGCTCGTGCTTCCGTCGGGAACAGCGTTCACCGCCGATCGCGTGAAGAGATACGCGTTCGCCAAGCACGGATCGCAATTCGTTGCCTATCTGCAAGAGCCGGCGGCGCGTGCTTCAGCCTCACCCTCACCCGCGCCGAGCGCGAGCGCGTCGCCCGTTCCCGACAATAAGAAAAAGGCTGAGACGAGCACGTTGATGCTGCGCGATATCGCCGCCGGCACGAGCGTGACGATTCCGTCGGTCAGCGAGTTCGCGATCTCCGATGACGAGCATTATCTTGCATACGCGACGGAGACTACGGACGGCGCCGGCGACGGCGTGCACGTACGCGATCTGCGCAACGGCACAGTTGCAGACGTCGCAACGGGCAGCGGCCGGTACATCAAGCCGGCGTTCGCGCCTTCGACGGACAATTTAGCGTTTGTCACCGATCGCGCATCGTATTCAGAAGCGGCGCCGCACTTCGAAGTGTATCTGTGGAGTCCGGGAGCGGCAGCAGCGCACGCTATTGTGACCTCGACCTCTCGCGGATTGCCGTCAGGCTGGTCGCCGAGCGCCGATGGCGCGGTAACGTTTTCTAAAGACGGTCAGCGGCTGTTCGTCGGCGCGAACGTAGCGCCGACGCCGCTGCCTAAGAACACGCCGGATCCGATGCAGGTCGATCTCTGGAATTGGCACGACGGGCGCTTGCAGAGCGAGCAGAAGGTTGAAGCGGGCGACGATCGCACGCGCACGTACTTGGGCGTATATGATGTGGGCGCACAGCGTTACATACAGCTCGGTTCGCCGAACCTAGCAACGATAGAGACAAACGATAACGCGGCCTTCGCGCTTGGTCACAATGCGCTTCCCTATTTGGCGCAGCGTTCGTGGGATGATTTCTTCGATGACGAATATGCGGTGTCGTTGCAGACCGGATCGAAACATCTTGTGTCGCGCCGTCAGCGTGAGGGCTGCGAACTTTCGCCGGCCGGCAAGTACGTGCTGTGTTACGACCGTATCGCGCGTGCCTGGTACACGGTGCGCACGAGCGACTGGCACAAAACCTATCTTACGCGCAATTTAAAGGTGGCGTTTTACGACGAACTCGACGATCACCCGGCTCCGCCGCCGCCCTACGGCTCCGCGGGCTGGCTCGACGGCGACCGGCGCGTGCTGCTCTTGGACCGGTATGACATTTGGTCCGTCGATCCGAACGGCGCGAATGCGTACCGCCTGACGAACGGCTTCGGCCGCGCGAATGCGCTGCGGTTCGTTCCGGTGCAGCTCGATCCCGAAAAAACTTCGGTCGATCCCAACGCCGTGATGTACCTTTCAGCATTCAACGATCGCGCCAAGAGCAACGCGTTTTACCGCCTGGCAGATGCAAATAAAGCGGCGGCGCCGCAGGTGCTCTTCGCCGCACCCGAGGTTTTTGGAACTCTGCTAAAAGCGAAGAATGCCGGCCGCTACTTCTTTACGCGCCAGCGGTTCGCGCAATTTCCGGACTTCTGGTCGGCCGGCGCATCGCTCGCGCATCCCGCGCGCGTAACGAACATCAACCCGCAGGCGGCGAATTATCTCTGGGGCACCGAGCAGCTCGTGCATTACACGAGTCTCGAGGGCAAGCACCTCGACGGCATTCTGATTCTTCCCGAGAACTTCAATCCGAAGCGCAGGTATCCGATGCTGGTGTATTTCTACGAGCGCCTGGCCGACACGCTGCATCGCTTTTACTCGCCGGCGCCTTCGACAGGCCCGGTTTTTGCGCGCTACGTCAGTAACGGGTACGTCGTATTACTTCCTGACATTGCATACACGACCGGGCACCCCGGCCGCAATGCATACGATGCAGTCATGCCCGCCATCGATTCAGTCGTGCGGCGCGGCTTCATCGATACCAAACGCATCGGCGTGAGCGGCCACAGTTGGGGCGCCTATCAAATCGCGTACATTCTTACTCGCACTCACCGGTTTGCGGCTGCCGAAGCGGGCGCAGCCGTTGCCGATATGGTGAGCGCCTACGGCGGAATCCGCTGGGGATCCGGATTAGTCCGGGAGTTTCAATACGAGCAGAGCCAAAGCCGCATCGGTGCGACGCCGTGGGACAGGCCGGATTTGTATCTGGAGAACTCCGCGCTATTCCATATTCGCAACGTGCGTACGCCGTATCTTACGATCGCTAACGACAACGACGACGCCGTGCCGTGGTATCAGGGCATCGAATTCTTCACTGCGCTGCGGCGGCTGAACCGCGAAGCGTATATGTTCAGCTTCAACGGCGAGTTTCATAATTTACGCGGACGCGAACAGCAGAAGTATTGGACCGTTCACTTCGACGAGTTCTTCGATCACTTCTTAAAAGGAAAGCCGGCGCCCCAGTGGATGACCAAAGGCGTCGACTACCTGCATCGCGGCGAGCGCAACGTGCGCCCGCTGTTCGGTGAAAAGCCCTAG
- a CDS encoding ribosomal-processing cysteine protease Prp, with amino-acid sequence MMEVIFRRDSRQRLSSVFAEGHVELPQTSSDEFSLVCAAVSGILQAARLGLEAHVKVPLDATQSSGRLSLRWPNRLRDDDRVQAIVDTARLAVEQIASQYPQHVRCIEETEP; translated from the coding sequence ATGATGGAAGTAATATTTCGCAGGGACAGCCGGCAACGGCTGTCCTCTGTTTTTGCCGAGGGTCACGTCGAGCTGCCGCAGACCAGTTCCGACGAGTTCTCGCTCGTGTGCGCGGCGGTCTCGGGCATTCTACAGGCGGCCCGCTTGGGTCTTGAGGCGCACGTCAAGGTGCCGCTGGACGCGACGCAGAGCTCCGGCAGGCTCTCCCTGCGCTGGCCGAACCGGCTGCGCGACGACGACCGGGTCCAGGCCATCGTGGATACGGCGCGGTTGGCGGTCGAGCAGATCGCCTCGCAGTACCCGCAGCACGTCCGCTGCATCGAAGAAACGGAACCTTAG
- the rplU gene encoding 50S ribosomal protein L21: MYAIIETGGKQYKVAEGDVIRCDLLDGEVGKNVTFDRVVLASKGGEKVTLGSPLVKGASVTGKVLRQDKDRKILVFKYKPKKRVRKLTGHRQRFAEVQITKIELP; encoded by the coding sequence ATGTACGCGATTATCGAAACCGGCGGCAAGCAGTATAAGGTCGCCGAGGGTGACGTCATCCGCTGCGACCTGCTCGACGGCGAGGTAGGGAAGAACGTGACCTTCGACCGCGTCGTGCTGGCCAGCAAGGGCGGCGAGAAGGTGACGCTCGGGTCCCCGCTCGTCAAGGGCGCCTCGGTCACAGGCAAGGTGCTGCGTCAGGATAAGGACCGCAAGATTCTGGTCTTCAAGTACAAGCCCAAGAAGCGCGTCCGCAAGTTGACCGGCCACCGCCAACGCTTCGCCGAAGTGCAGATTACGAAGATCGAACTTCCCTAG
- a CDS encoding transcriptional regulator: MDELLLSKIRLGAIAELLNAEWVTFSELQQATQTTHGNLGAHLAKLVEAGYVAEEKVFVKRRPQTRYRLTKAGRAAFVEHAREMQRLLAKEAAS; this comes from the coding sequence TTGGACGAACTGTTGCTCTCCAAAATTCGCCTCGGCGCGATTGCCGAGCTGTTGAACGCGGAATGGGTCACATTCAGCGAACTGCAGCAAGCGACGCAGACGACGCACGGCAACCTTGGTGCGCATCTCGCAAAGCTCGTCGAAGCGGGTTATGTAGCCGAAGAAAAAGTCTTCGTGAAGCGGCGTCCGCAAACGCGGTACCGCTTGACGAAAGCCGGGCGTGCCGCCTTCGTGGAGCACGCTCGCGAAATGCAACGGTTGCTTGCGAAAGAGGCGGCTTCGTGA
- a CDS encoding methyltransferase, giving the protein MTSPWWYRGRTYVFAAIYFGGFFFGALVSVALHGRYIPAVVELGNRLGPNGRIALFALAALCAAICYVLRVWGSSYLRAGIVWNADARSDTLLIAGPFRYVRNPLYLGNTFLAVAAGLMAPVAGCVFIIIANVVFVIALGRHEEVILERTYGERFRAYAAQVPSLVPRLTPVAAQGDVKPSLVQGLLSEVFTGAILLGIILAVVDQRRGGLDFFVLYVGGIIAQRMIARAQRPPVQAGTSP; this is encoded by the coding sequence GTGACCTCACCCTGGTGGTACCGCGGGCGAACCTATGTCTTTGCCGCGATCTATTTTGGCGGTTTCTTTTTCGGCGCGCTGGTATCCGTCGCGCTTCACGGACGGTATATACCGGCGGTTGTGGAGCTCGGCAACCGGCTCGGTCCAAATGGACGCATCGCATTGTTCGCTTTGGCAGCGCTCTGCGCCGCGATCTGTTACGTGCTGCGCGTGTGGGGTTCGAGCTACTTGCGCGCCGGCATCGTATGGAACGCGGATGCGCGCAGCGACACGCTGCTGATCGCCGGTCCGTTCCGCTACGTGCGGAATCCGTTGTACCTTGGAAATACATTTCTGGCAGTCGCGGCCGGGCTCATGGCGCCGGTTGCCGGCTGCGTGTTCATTATCATAGCGAACGTCGTGTTCGTCATTGCGCTGGGCCGGCATGAAGAAGTGATCCTGGAACGTACGTACGGCGAGCGCTTCCGCGCCTATGCCGCGCAGGTGCCCTCGCTCGTGCCGCGTTTGACTCCCGTCGCGGCTCAAGGCGATGTGAAACCCTCGCTCGTGCAGGGCCTACTTTCGGAAGTCTTCACCGGCGCGATACTGCTCGGCATCATTCTCGCCGTCGTCGACCAAAGGCGCGGCGGTCTCGATTTCTTCGTCTTGTACGTGGGCGGGATCATCGCGCAACGCATGATCGCTCGCGCGCAACGCCCTCCGGTGCAGGCGGGCACTTCGCCCTAA
- a CDS encoding glycosyltransferase family 39 protein produces MRASRIGFVVWGAVVLVTVLRAIFDATLPLTGDEAYYWEWSRRLAGGYVDHPPAVAFAIAAFAWLGRTPFAVRLPFVLCGLGTAIAAAGAANVLSGDRRAGWIAALAVSLAPWLIVAFGMVSPDGPFALAWALTLYCAARAFRGRSWQWFVLLGVALGFALLSRFFAVALAAGLVAAVCAKPYRALWPRLAVSLAVACLVWSPFLIWNASHDWISFTFAIVQRHEPQFQLVRPLIVYLEAAFAFSPGLWIAATIVAARSKEPLVTWTAVPLCVALLLLALRERVEIYWFIGPFISLAVGLGVAFVQWSPQAQRRRGAWIFAPAVLLSALVFFAGIWPGVVYAGVRHAGVKLSDGGPFEMFTYRPLAKDVRAITQARGAYAMTDGYGFSSLLDFYGELRPVLIGYDAQGQEALRWFGDRDRPQRMLFVDKIPLAQRTDFQKQLALACARVVPGPVLRYPLAGSDRSVPPRPYYTTWCEGMKPDAMAILRWQAKT; encoded by the coding sequence ATGCGCGCGTCTCGAATCGGCTTTGTTGTATGGGGCGCCGTCGTACTTGTGACGGTGCTTCGCGCGATCTTTGACGCGACGCTGCCGCTGACCGGCGACGAAGCATATTATTGGGAGTGGAGCCGGAGGCTTGCCGGCGGCTATGTCGATCATCCACCGGCTGTGGCATTCGCGATCGCGGCGTTTGCGTGGCTCGGCCGCACGCCGTTCGCGGTTCGGTTGCCGTTTGTTCTCTGCGGCCTCGGCACGGCGATCGCGGCCGCGGGCGCCGCGAACGTTCTCAGCGGCGATCGGCGCGCCGGATGGATCGCGGCGCTGGCGGTCTCGCTGGCACCATGGCTGATCGTGGCGTTCGGGATGGTAAGTCCCGACGGGCCGTTCGCATTGGCATGGGCGCTCACACTGTACTGTGCGGCGCGCGCATTTCGCGGCCGTTCGTGGCAATGGTTCGTCCTGCTTGGAGTTGCGCTGGGTTTCGCGTTGCTGTCGCGATTCTTCGCGGTGGCTTTGGCCGCCGGTTTGGTTGCGGCGGTCTGCGCGAAACCGTATCGCGCATTGTGGCCGCGTTTGGCAGTGTCGTTGGCAGTCGCGTGCCTGGTCTGGTCGCCGTTCCTAATTTGGAACGCCTCGCATGATTGGATTTCGTTCACGTTCGCAATCGTGCAGCGCCACGAACCGCAATTTCAGTTGGTACGCCCGCTAATCGTTTATCTCGAGGCCGCATTCGCATTCTCGCCGGGCCTTTGGATTGCCGCGACAATCGTAGCCGCGCGCTCGAAGGAACCGCTGGTTACCTGGACGGCGGTGCCGCTCTGCGTCGCGCTGCTGCTGCTTGCGTTGCGCGAACGCGTCGAGATCTACTGGTTCATCGGCCCATTTATCTCGCTGGCCGTCGGGCTTGGGGTCGCGTTTGTGCAGTGGTCGCCGCAGGCGCAAAGACGTCGCGGAGCGTGGATATTTGCGCCGGCGGTTCTGTTGAGCGCACTGGTCTTTTTCGCGGGGATCTGGCCAGGAGTTGTCTACGCGGGCGTGCGTCATGCGGGAGTGAAACTCAGCGACGGCGGGCCGTTTGAAATGTTCACGTATCGCCCGCTGGCCAAAGATGTACGGGCAATCACGCAAGCACGCGGCGCTTATGCCATGACCGACGGATACGGTTTTTCGTCGCTGCTGGATTTTTACGGCGAGCTGCGGCCCGTCCTAATCGGCTATGACGCGCAGGGACAAGAGGCGTTACGCTGGTTCGGCGATCGCGACCGGCCTCAGCGCATGCTCTTCGTCGACAAAATTCCGTTGGCGCAGCGAACCGATTTTCAAAAACAACTTGCGCTGGCCTGCGCGCGCGTGGTCCCGGGTCCGGTGCTGCGAT